Proteins encoded together in one Candidatus Omnitrophota bacterium window:
- a CDS encoding glycosyltransferase: MDNVSIIILSLNGGNGIITVVEKALASKGLPIPEVIVIDSGSTDGTKERLSRYPVKLIEISPDSFSHGGTRNLGASVANNEILVYLTQDAIPADDMCLARLIAPLKDPDIAGTFARQLPRAVATPIEKFFSSYLYPDTPSIKSDIDPGSCSLSDIFFSDVCSAIKRSVWRAFPFNENIVMSEDQEWAKRVLISGKKLVYVPEALVHHSHHYGLTSLIKRNFDSGLSLIGVVNPSLSRAIHYELGYLRSGISFLWKRKHYSSLLLFPLYEACRVAAFSLGFHGGSLPLWVKRSMSQNKAYWKAKNI; the protein is encoded by the coding sequence ATGGATAACGTCTCAATAATCATATTATCTCTTAACGGTGGGAACGGGATCATCACAGTGGTCGAAAAGGCGCTTGCCAGCAAGGGCCTTCCTATACCCGAGGTGATCGTAATAGACTCCGGTTCTACCGATGGCACAAAGGAAAGGTTGTCACGGTATCCCGTAAAACTGATAGAGATATCGCCTGACTCCTTCAGTCATGGAGGGACCCGCAACCTGGGCGCGTCCGTGGCAAATAATGAAATACTGGTATATCTGACCCAGGACGCCATACCTGCCGACGATATGTGCCTCGCCCGGTTGATCGCACCACTAAAGGATCCAGATATAGCGGGAACTTTTGCCCGGCAGCTGCCGAGGGCGGTTGCTACTCCCATCGAAAAATTCTTTTCGTCATACCTTTATCCGGACACTCCGAGCATAAAGAGCGATATAGATCCCGGTTCCTGTTCCCTGTCGGATATCTTTTTTTCCGATGTGTGCTCGGCCATAAAAAGATCCGTGTGGCGGGCTTTTCCCTTCAACGAGAATATCGTAATGAGCGAAGACCAGGAATGGGCCAAACGCGTGCTTATATCCGGGAAAAAGCTCGTGTATGTACCCGAAGCGCTTGTTCATCACAGCCATCATTACGGCCTCACTTCATTGATAAAAAGGAATTTCGACAGCGGCCTATCCCTGATAGGCGTTGTGAACCCGTCCCTGTCACGGGCCATCCATTACGAACTGGGCTATTTGAGGTCGGGTATATCATTTTTGTGGAAAAGAAAACATTATTCCTCCCTACTCCTGTTCCCCCTGTATGAAGCGTGCAGAGTAGCCGCGTTCTCCCTGGGATTTCACGGGGGATCATTGCCATTATGGGTAAAAAGATCCATGAGCCAGAACAAGGCTTATTGGAAGGCTAAAAATATATAA
- a CDS encoding radical SAM protein: protein MGQLSERVVLINPPATHVREKHYEYAENPRIGLAYLAAYLRGKGVDCDVIDAKYERLTVEDVLDRLRPGVADIIGMTAMTPEICDCAEMAARIRGEHSPVMVIGGPHATALPEETLAEFKEFDIACVGEGEETLYDIVSSVRGGGALGAIPGIVYRDGDGVTNTGRREFMRDLDSLPGPAWDLFPASKIYPILASRGCPARCNFCMRVLGGKVRFRTPEHVVREMEETYERYDPSFFKFYDETFGVNKEYTGRLLDGIIASGLNRKIKWSVTTRVDVLDERLFRRMKDAGCEWVSFGIESGNENVLKSSAKNITKEKAKKAVAAAKKAGLKTWAYFILGHPDEDRDTLKETIDFASELDTLMVSFGLMVPYPGTRIWEMALAGEGGYRLLSRDWKLYNKQTDVVLELKDIDQMTLKKYQLRGYLKFFLLRPSIAKTLSLFREVDILSVIRILFLRLAGR, encoded by the coding sequence ATGGGACAATTGTCTGAAAGAGTCGTATTGATAAACCCGCCGGCGACCCATGTGCGGGAAAAACACTATGAATATGCCGAGAACCCCAGGATAGGGCTGGCGTACCTGGCGGCATACCTCAGGGGTAAGGGTGTGGACTGCGATGTCATCGACGCCAAATACGAAAGGTTGACGGTGGAAGACGTCCTGGACCGCCTGAGGCCCGGCGTGGCGGATATCATTGGCATGACGGCCATGACACCGGAAATATGTGATTGTGCCGAGATGGCGGCGAGGATACGCGGGGAACATTCGCCGGTCATGGTCATAGGGGGCCCTCACGCGACGGCCCTGCCGGAAGAGACCCTTGCCGAATTCAAGGAGTTCGATATCGCCTGTGTAGGGGAGGGTGAGGAGACGCTTTACGACATAGTATCTTCCGTGCGCGGAGGAGGGGCTCTGGGGGCGATACCCGGTATCGTTTATAGGGACGGGGATGGTGTGACCAATACGGGCAGGCGAGAGTTTATGCGTGACCTTGACTCTCTGCCGGGGCCGGCGTGGGACCTTTTCCCCGCGTCGAAGATATATCCCATCCTGGCATCCAGGGGATGTCCCGCCAGATGCAATTTTTGTATGAGGGTGCTTGGAGGAAAGGTCAGGTTCAGGACCCCCGAGCATGTTGTTCGCGAGATGGAAGAGACGTATGAGAGATATGATCCTTCTTTTTTCAAGTTCTATGATGAGACATTCGGGGTAAATAAAGAATATACCGGCAGGCTTCTCGACGGTATCATTGCCAGTGGGCTGAACAGGAAAATAAAGTGGAGCGTTACCACGAGGGTCGATGTCCTAGATGAAAGGCTTTTCCGCAGGATGAAAGATGCCGGTTGTGAATGGGTCTCTTTCGGGATAGAGAGCGGTAACGAGAACGTGCTCAAAAGCTCAGCTAAGAACATAACCAAGGAAAAGGCCAAGAAAGCCGTGGCCGCGGCCAAGAAAGCCGGTCTTAAGACCTGGGCCTATTTCATCCTGGGCCATCCGGATGAGGATAGGGATACCCTGAAGGAGACAATAGATTTCGCGTCAGAACTGGATACGCTCATGGTGTCATTCGGCCTGATGGTGCCGTATCCGGGAACACGGATATGGGAGATGGCGCTTGCGGGCGAAGGGGGATACCGGCTTCTCAGCCGCGACTGGAAGCTATACAATAAACAGACGGATGTGGTGTTGGAGCTTAAGGACATTGATCAAATGACCTTGAAAAAGTATCAGCTCAGAGGATACCTGAAATTCTTTCTATTGAGACCGTCGATAGCTAAAACGCTGAGTTTGTTCCGTGAGGTCGATATCCTGTCAGTTATCCGCATACTTTTTTTGAGGCTGGCAGGACGCTGA
- a CDS encoding glycosyltransferase family 2 protein: protein MDQLILISVVIPCLNEEKGIGVCVDKARAALDVLGKPYEIVVCDNGSTDTSREIATARGAIVVQETRKGYGQAYLTGIKNSHGRFIVMADGDDTYDLSRISDLITPLENGYDLVMGSRFRGKILPGAMSWSHRYIGNPILSALLRLFFHTDISDSHCGYRAMTREAFEKMRLKTPGMEFASEMVVNAIKEDLKICEIPIVYSPRIGESKLESLRDAWRHVRFMLLYAPTYLYLLPGAIMMFSGLVLVTALSFGPVTVFGRTLYFHFNILGTVLSLLGFQVITLGIFSRCFSFLNGFDRFDKKIEGFIRNFRLEKGIILGLSLFITGLAIFLFILLEWIHVDFGGIDEIRRGLLATTLTVLGIQTVFSSFFLSFLIQEKN, encoded by the coding sequence ATGGACCAACTTATACTTATATCAGTAGTGATCCCCTGCCTTAACGAGGAAAAAGGCATAGGTGTTTGTGTGGATAAGGCCAGGGCCGCCCTTGACGTCCTGGGGAAACCCTATGAGATAGTGGTATGCGACAACGGCTCAACCGACACTTCCAGGGAGATAGCAACGGCCAGGGGAGCCATAGTAGTACAGGAGACCCGAAAAGGTTATGGCCAGGCATACCTGACCGGCATCAAGAACTCCCATGGTAGGTTCATTGTAATGGCTGATGGCGACGACACTTACGACCTTTCCAGGATATCCGACCTCATTACCCCTCTTGAGAACGGGTATGACCTGGTGATGGGATCCCGTTTCCGCGGCAAAATACTGCCGGGGGCCATGTCCTGGTCCCATAGGTACATAGGCAACCCGATACTCTCAGCATTATTAAGGCTGTTCTTCCACACCGATATATCTGACTCCCATTGTGGATACCGGGCCATGACCCGTGAAGCGTTCGAGAAGATGCGCCTGAAGACACCTGGGATGGAATTCGCGTCCGAAATGGTGGTGAACGCCATTAAAGAGGACCTGAAAATATGCGAGATACCTATAGTATATTCACCACGCATCGGCGAATCCAAGCTTGAATCCCTGCGTGACGCGTGGCGCCATGTGCGTTTCATGCTTCTTTACGCGCCAACATATCTCTACCTTCTTCCCGGGGCGATCATGATGTTCTCGGGGCTGGTGCTGGTAACGGCCCTTTCTTTCGGTCCGGTGACCGTCTTCGGCCGGACGCTGTATTTTCATTTCAACATACTCGGTACGGTACTTTCCCTCCTGGGGTTCCAGGTGATAACTCTGGGCATCTTCTCTCGATGTTTCTCGTTCCTGAACGGTTTTGACAGGTTCGACAAGAAAATAGAAGGGTTCATCAGGAACTTCCGGCTGGAAAAAGGCATTATACTCGGGCTAAGCCTGTTCATCACGGGCCTGGCCATCTTCCTGTTCATCTTATTGGAATGGATACATGTGGACTTCGGTGGCATAGACGAGATCCGCAGGGGATTACTGGCCACCACATTGACCGTACTTGGCATACAAACGGTCTTCTCTTCTTTTTTCCTGAGCTTCCTGATACAGGAAAAGAACTGA
- a CDS encoding DUF6077 domain-containing protein, with translation MINMYSIEILLMVFSSWTLAYHLALFRGTPVYGILLPFVVFLVVNLLGFTRRGVLKGEFSRAYACSRNEEGPNKKIFYAFLCLSVLTGIFVLVSLRPDADDLIYIRRVIMQIQNPASAIMITDTIHLPVGLPPISYLHVMTSYEYFLGMLSYFSGADLLAMYYNYAPFLLGLLIPLVYFSIYRTLRLGRAMALASTVGVLCFLVVDGALHNSFGSHALVRIWQGKTVLMAFLVPVALWAGLRFFARPSGRYFYMLFMIGISSVGLTGSGLILIPIYYAGLSVSYLLNGGVNGKRLKKAVFPLLAAAYPAVISAAFVLHMLPMPLESTFTQKGAVGWWEVLSEVVNGKLELLRDVTVLFILPFIVLKKRQARSIAGLSAALVLIFANPVSMRAWISVVDPGVLWRVFYLFPLPLCSGLLAAAVYKCWIKDRDYLSFRSVAILLITLIFVFSFDKSAISGFKAPWEYQLTKREAAFSEEAGDLVRGRYILAPWDIVSVQGLLNTDSRYETHWMGGTRLVFLNSGDLAEGYRRYLAQEFITSDAPAPLMAAAFAQSIRNGVDCVIMDESRLGRVANVIDIRNGEWSAPLRKNGYVLLLKKK, from the coding sequence ATGATAAATATGTATTCAATTGAAATATTGTTGATGGTGTTCTCGAGCTGGACGCTGGCGTATCATCTCGCGCTCTTCCGGGGGACGCCTGTCTACGGGATATTACTTCCGTTCGTGGTCTTTCTGGTTGTCAATCTGTTAGGATTTACAAGAAGAGGCGTCCTGAAGGGCGAATTCTCCCGCGCGTACGCTTGCTCGAGAAACGAAGAAGGGCCCAACAAGAAGATCTTCTACGCGTTCTTATGCCTATCGGTGCTGACAGGGATATTTGTACTGGTATCCCTGCGTCCGGACGCGGACGATCTTATATACATAAGACGAGTCATAATGCAGATACAAAACCCGGCGTCCGCGATAATGATCACTGATACCATACATCTCCCTGTGGGGTTGCCGCCGATATCATATTTGCACGTAATGACGTCATACGAGTATTTCCTGGGGATGCTGTCCTATTTTTCCGGTGCTGACCTGCTTGCCATGTATTATAACTACGCGCCTTTTTTACTGGGTCTCTTGATACCGCTGGTATATTTTTCCATATACAGGACCCTTCGCCTGGGACGTGCCATGGCCCTGGCAAGTACGGTGGGTGTTCTATGTTTTCTGGTCGTCGACGGGGCATTGCACAATTCTTTCGGGAGCCATGCCCTGGTCAGGATATGGCAGGGGAAGACCGTGTTAATGGCCTTTCTGGTGCCTGTGGCTTTGTGGGCGGGACTCCGGTTCTTCGCGAGGCCTTCCGGTAGGTATTTTTACATGCTTTTCATGATAGGGATATCTTCCGTCGGGCTCACGGGATCGGGCCTTATCCTTATCCCCATATACTACGCGGGACTGTCCGTGTCATATCTCCTGAACGGAGGAGTAAACGGGAAACGGCTCAAAAAAGCCGTATTTCCGCTTCTCGCGGCCGCATATCCAGCAGTTATATCCGCGGCATTCGTATTGCACATGCTGCCGATGCCGTTAGAGTCCACCTTTACGCAGAAAGGCGCGGTGGGTTGGTGGGAGGTGCTTAGTGAGGTCGTGAACGGGAAATTGGAACTTTTAAGGGATGTAACGGTCCTTTTCATACTGCCGTTCATTGTCCTGAAAAAACGCCAAGCGCGTTCGATAGCGGGTCTTTCCGCGGCGCTTGTGCTTATATTTGCTAACCCGGTCTCGATGAGGGCATGGATAAGCGTAGTGGATCCCGGAGTGCTATGGCGGGTATTCTATTTATTCCCGCTCCCTTTGTGTTCCGGGCTTCTGGCGGCGGCTGTTTACAAATGCTGGATAAAGGACAGGGATTATCTTTCGTTCCGGTCGGTCGCTATACTTCTTATAACGTTGATATTCGTGTTCTCTTTCGATAAAAGCGCGATAAGCGGGTTCAAGGCACCCTGGGAGTACCAGTTAACTAAGCGGGAAGCCGCGTTCTCAGAGGAGGCGGGAGACCTGGTGAGAGGCAGGTACATACTGGCGCCCTGGGATATCGTCAGTGTCCAGGGGCTTCTTAATACGGACTCGAGGTATGAGACCCATTGGATGGGTGGGACGAGGCTGGTGTTCCTGAACTCCGGAGATCTTGCCGAAGGGTACCGCAGGTATCTGGCCCAGGAGTTCATAACTTCCGACGCCCCGGCCCCGCTCATGGCCGCGGCGTTCGCGCAATCGATAAGGAACGGGGTCGATTGCGTGATAATGGATGAGTCCAGGCTGGGACGCGTGGCCAATGTTATCGATATACGTAACGGAGAATGGAGCGCGCCGCTACGGAAGAACGGGTATGTGCTTTTACTGAAGAAAAAATGA
- a CDS encoding DegT/DnrJ/EryC1/StrS family aminotransferase, whose translation MIRFLNNTEIARPNVERKTSILAGMSEVLDSGEYISGKYVEEFEKKFAEYCGGRFCVSVNSGTDALVLSLKSAGIGPGNIVLVPAVSFIATAFAPLLVGARIRFADIDPNTYNIAPDALTSEALEGVAAVIPVHWAGRPVDMEAIGSRLSGKGISVVEDAAQAAGARYGGRPVGSSGNYTAFSFFPTKNLSCMGDGGAIVVGNAVDKDKLRLLRNFGRSGREEFLIPGQNSRLDEIQAVVLLEKLKDIERYNERRREIAALYDRYLDKDILRPIPADVPGHAYHLYVVLVPGDRDRIAEEMLRKGVETAVHYRRSLHEHLRGMGVEFEQSAPLRNAEYYSDKCLSLPMYPYLSEEQVQEVSERLNELI comes from the coding sequence ATGATACGTTTTTTGAACAATACGGAAATAGCGAGACCGAACGTCGAGCGCAAAACGTCGATATTGGCCGGGATGTCGGAGGTCCTGGACAGCGGAGAGTATATTTCCGGGAAGTATGTCGAGGAATTCGAAAAAAAATTCGCCGAGTATTGCGGCGGCAGGTTCTGCGTGTCCGTGAATTCCGGCACTGATGCCCTTGTGTTGTCACTTAAAAGCGCCGGGATAGGTCCCGGGAACATCGTGCTTGTGCCCGCGGTGAGCTTTATCGCCACGGCTTTCGCGCCCCTTCTTGTCGGGGCACGCATAAGGTTCGCGGACATAGACCCGAACACCTATAACATAGCGCCGGACGCGTTGACCTCCGAGGCCCTGGAGGGAGTAGCCGCCGTTATTCCCGTGCATTGGGCGGGTAGACCGGTCGACATGGAGGCTATAGGCAGCCGTCTTTCCGGTAAAGGCATAAGTGTTGTAGAGGACGCGGCCCAGGCTGCCGGGGCACGTTACGGGGGCCGGCCAGTGGGGTCGTCGGGGAACTATACCGCGTTCTCGTTCTTTCCCACAAAGAACCTTTCGTGTATGGGGGACGGAGGGGCTATCGTGGTCGGGAATGCTGTAGATAAGGATAAGCTTCGTCTTCTCCGGAACTTCGGCAGGTCCGGCAGAGAGGAATTTCTTATCCCTGGCCAGAATTCAAGGCTTGACGAGATCCAGGCCGTGGTCCTTCTGGAAAAACTAAAGGATATAGAGCGCTACAATGAAAGAAGGAGAGAGATAGCGGCGCTGTATGACAGATACCTGGATAAGGATATCTTACGGCCTATACCGGCGGATGTCCCGGGACACGCGTATCACCTTTATGTCGTGCTGGTACCCGGTGACCGGGACCGCATAGCCGAAGAGATGCTGCGAAAAGGCGTGGAGACCGCGGTACATTACCGTAGGTCTCTTCATGAGCATTTACGCGGCATGGGCGTGGAGTTCGAGCAGAGCGCTCCTCTTCGTAACGCCGAGTATTATTCCGACAAGTGTTTGAGCCTTCCTATGTATCCGTACCTTTCCGAAGAACAGGTGCAGGAGGTCTCGGAGCGTCTTAACGAACTTATTTGA
- a CDS encoding radical SAM protein has translation MGEKIIFASIEPTNVCNLDCVTCSRSYLLRNYPEFKPGSIDTDFLRELRAILPDLREIKFHGMGEPFLARNVVELHRTVRELYPEANIISITNASIEHMELAALKYIDHVVVSIDHADKEIFGSIRRGGDLDLVKRNVRKMVGASFDGRLKVTINSCFNLDTYKDLHLMVELAREIGVEDIRFNLVQDWITLGAGDVAKIELSRADMDDLAEAVKRASRRAADLGVYMKIVGNPDFRIEECVWSRKMVYITKDGCIAPCCMRTEPPYYFGSFLSRPFPEIWNGDEMRRFREGRENGEYPGICRTCPYLRNAVVLRELKSRGVALTSDFIGHTYKEEKPEG, from the coding sequence ATGGGTGAAAAGATAATATTCGCGTCAATAGAACCTACGAACGTATGTAACCTGGATTGTGTTACATGCAGCCGTTCCTATCTCTTGCGGAATTACCCGGAGTTCAAGCCTGGAAGTATAGACACGGATTTCCTTCGCGAGCTCAGGGCCATCCTGCCTGATCTCCGGGAGATAAAGTTCCATGGGATGGGAGAACCTTTCCTGGCCAGGAACGTCGTGGAACTGCATAGGACCGTCAGGGAGCTTTATCCGGAAGCTAATATCATAAGCATTACCAACGCTTCCATCGAGCATATGGAGTTGGCCGCGCTGAAGTATATCGACCATGTCGTGGTATCCATAGATCACGCGGATAAAGAGATCTTTGGAAGTATCCGGCGGGGAGGGGATCTCGACCTGGTCAAGCGCAACGTCAGGAAGATGGTAGGCGCCTCATTTGACGGCAGGCTAAAGGTAACGATAAACAGTTGTTTCAACCTGGATACGTATAAGGACCTGCACCTTATGGTCGAACTGGCCAGGGAGATCGGGGTCGAGGATATCAGGTTCAACCTGGTCCAGGACTGGATAACGCTGGGAGCCGGCGATGTGGCGAAGATAGAGCTTTCCAGGGCGGATATGGACGATCTTGCCGAAGCCGTAAAAAGGGCGTCCAGGCGGGCCGCGGACCTGGGCGTCTACATGAAGATAGTGGGGAACCCGGATTTCAGGATAGAGGAATGTGTCTGGTCCAGGAAAATGGTATATATCACCAAGGACGGATGTATCGCCCCGTGTTGCATGAGGACGGAACCGCCTTATTATTTCGGATCGTTCCTTTCAAGGCCGTTCCCGGAAATATGGAACGGGGACGAAATGCGGAGGTTCAGGGAGGGCAGGGAGAACGGGGAATATCCCGGGATATGCAGGACGTGCCCGTATCTTCGGAATGCCGTGGTACTACGGGAGCTTAAGTCAAGAGGCGTCGCCCTGACAAGTGATTTTATAGGACATACATACAAGGAAGAGAAACCGGAAGGGTGA
- a CDS encoding FAD-dependent oxidoreductase — MKDIVVLGGGLAGCTLGYLLKRAGYNVTIVEKNEYMGGLCHTGDFHGVNYEFGPHVLYAEPGSEEEIFFRKFLDNREHRFFPLLSIDGSLDDLADFPVTAANVLKLPLEDREKAVEELYHVNLEKPSHENFQKYVISRVGATMYRYFFENYNKKQWGIDPVDMDIEWARFRNLALREKGKGMFGDKWQGHPGSYKPLFDKLLDGINVVKAYVSSAEWAPKRIKSVDTDKGKIEGDFFFSTVPIERLFGASCLLPYRGILKWYFLLGGGVSMSSYVTTFPNNYSFTRIVDYRSQSLQEHGDSLVSFAFPFNAHKQEELSPDALKTEAEDFLSSRMGADIKDSFSVRKDHVYPVATFQNIRLFKGLLSKLSECDNVMSVGRLGLYSYISMDTCVGQCLKIMDEFEKWPELGIVERMEHYDSIRQKLS, encoded by the coding sequence ATGAAGGATATAGTTGTTCTGGGCGGTGGGTTGGCAGGGTGCACTCTGGGGTATCTGCTCAAACGGGCCGGTTACAATGTTACTATCGTGGAGAAGAACGAATATATGGGAGGGCTTTGCCATACGGGAGATTTCCACGGGGTGAACTATGAGTTTGGGCCGCATGTCCTGTACGCCGAGCCGGGATCTGAAGAGGAGATATTCTTCCGTAAGTTCCTTGATAACAGGGAACACAGGTTCTTTCCGTTGCTTTCGATAGACGGGTCTCTGGACGACCTTGCGGATTTCCCGGTAACGGCCGCCAATGTCCTGAAGTTGCCGCTTGAGGACAGGGAAAAGGCCGTGGAAGAACTGTACCATGTGAACCTGGAGAAACCGTCCCATGAGAATTTCCAGAAATATGTCATATCCCGTGTCGGGGCTACTATGTACCGGTATTTTTTCGAGAACTACAACAAGAAACAATGGGGGATAGATCCCGTTGACATGGACATAGAATGGGCGAGGTTCAGGAACCTCGCCCTCAGGGAGAAAGGTAAGGGCATGTTCGGGGATAAATGGCAGGGGCACCCCGGAAGTTACAAGCCCCTGTTCGATAAGCTTCTCGATGGTATAAACGTGGTAAAAGCTTATGTGAGTTCCGCGGAATGGGCTCCTAAGCGCATCAAGTCCGTTGATACGGATAAGGGGAAGATAGAAGGGGACTTCTTTTTTTCCACTGTCCCGATAGAAAGGCTTTTCGGGGCATCGTGCCTCCTTCCGTACCGTGGTATCCTGAAATGGTATTTTCTGCTCGGCGGCGGCGTGTCCATGAGCTCGTATGTCACGACGTTCCCGAACAATTATTCTTTCACGCGTATAGTGGATTACCGTTCGCAATCGTTACAGGAGCATGGGGATTCCCTGGTGAGTTTCGCGTTCCCCTTCAACGCGCACAAGCAGGAAGAGCTTTCGCCCGACGCGTTGAAGACCGAGGCGGAGGATTTCCTCTCTAGTCGCATGGGCGCCGACATAAAAGATTCTTTTTCGGTGAGAAAAGACCACGTGTATCCTGTCGCCACTTTCCAGAACATCAGGCTTTTCAAGGGGCTTTTGTCCAAGCTCAGCGAATGCGACAATGTCATGTCGGTGGGGCGCCTGGGGCTATACAGTTACATCTCCATGGATACGTGTGTCGGGCAATGCCTCAAGATCATGGATGAGTTCGAGAAATGGCCGGAACTCGGCATAGTCGAAAGAATGGAACATTATGACAGTATCAGACAGAAACTATCCTGA
- a CDS encoding glycosyltransferase family 2 protein: protein MTVSDRNYPDAGPVALSVVVPVYNEVGCVDKVVSDIYDNIINRHGRAELIVVDDGSSDGTGQVLDAISGRYPALKVIHQENKGHGPAVLTGYRHASGEWVFQTDSDDQFVVPEFWKLWEGKEGAELVLGVRAERKDAFVRLVVTRVLRAMVYLICGGDIPDVNIPFRLFRRDVFERCIVPHIPDDALIPNVMMSVLFRKGKFAVRSYPITHKERVTGEAKLSLMKLARFCVKSTFQLLSILGSGKKGENNGEKIHTEP from the coding sequence ATGACAGTATCAGACAGAAACTATCCTGACGCCGGGCCCGTCGCGCTTTCAGTGGTCGTTCCGGTATATAACGAGGTGGGTTGCGTGGACAAGGTCGTGTCGGATATATACGACAACATAATAAACAGGCACGGCCGCGCCGAACTTATAGTCGTGGATGACGGGTCATCCGACGGCACGGGACAGGTCCTGGATGCCATATCCGGGCGGTATCCGGCGCTTAAGGTGATACACCAGGAGAACAAGGGGCATGGCCCGGCGGTACTTACGGGGTACAGGCACGCTTCCGGTGAGTGGGTGTTCCAGACGGATTCGGATGACCAGTTCGTCGTGCCTGAGTTCTGGAAGTTATGGGAGGGGAAAGAAGGTGCCGAACTTGTCCTCGGGGTCAGGGCCGAGAGGAAGGACGCGTTCGTGCGTCTTGTGGTCACACGTGTCCTAAGGGCCATGGTATATCTTATCTGTGGCGGGGACATCCCGGATGTCAACATACCTTTCAGGTTGTTCAGGCGGGACGTATTTGAGAGGTGTATAGTCCCCCATATTCCCGATGACGCTCTTATCCCGAATGTCATGATGTCCGTACTTTTCCGCAAGGGGAAGTTCGCCGTGCGGTCGTATCCCATAACCCACAAAGAGAGGGTGACGGGGGAGGCGAAGCTGTCGTTAATGAAGCTGGCGAGGTTCTGTGTGAAAAGTACTTTTCAGCTTTTATCCATATTAGGCAGTGGTAAAAAAGGGGAGAACAATGGAGAAAAAATACATACCGAACCTTAA